GCGCTCTGCCTCTCCTTCGTCGAGCTGCAGGTGTTCATCGCGCTGCTCTGCGCCATGAAGTACGGCGTGTTCCTCTTCTACGCCGGCTGGCTCCTGACCATGACGAtcttcgtcgccgccttcctGCCGGAGACGAAAGGCATGCCGATCGAGGCCATGCGGTCCGTGTGGGAGCGGCACTGGTACTGGAAAAGGTTCGTCAACGACGGCGACCACCACGACGGCCGTGTCGTCGCCGACGAGGGTACCGATTAAACATTTATCCGGTGATTTGGTGGTGTGATGAACCGTGTGATGTATGTGCAGCTGCACGGCTGTGGCCGTTGAGCATGATCTAACATTTCAGTGGCATACATTGCCCATTCTTGATTAATTTACCCAAAGTCGTCCATCTTAGCCTTATACTACGATCGAGAGCACACACGCTAACTAAATTTCTGAGATCAAAGCCAAACATTCCGCATCGGCATATGCGGTGCAAATTTTAGGTCGACACGTCGCCGAACTTGTGGTCCTTGACGAACCTGCCCCAGTACCAGTGGCGCGCGAAGACGTGGCCCATGGACTCGAGCGGCACGCCCTTGGTCTCCGGCacgaaggcgacggcgaaggcggtcATGACGACGAGCCACGACGCGTAGAAGAGGAAGGTGCCGTACTTGAAGCAGCAGAGCATGGCGAGGAAGCACTGCGCCTGCACGAAGTTGAGGCCCAGGTTgagcgccaccgccacgcccTGCCCCGCCGACCTGACCTCCACCGGGTAGATCTCGCCGGGGATGGCCCAGTACAGCGCCCCCCACGACCAGCTGAAGCTCGCCGAGAAGGCGCACGTCATCACCAGCACCGTCACCGCGTACCCCTTCGCCATCTTGCTCCCGTGCCCCAGCTGCGACCCCACGATGCTCGCCATTGCCACCTACGATACGCGTCGGCTCGACGTCACTTTCTTGTTGCTGAAATGTTGATGTGCGCTCTAGGTGAGTGtttgtttgcattgtttttaCCTGGCAGGTGAACATGAGCGCGCCGCCGATCATGAAGAGCAGCCTCCGGCCGTAGCGGTCCATGGCGAAGCCCGAGCCGACGATGCCGAAGATGTTCATGAGGCCGAGAATGACGGCGCCCATCAGCGCGGCATCGCTCTCGAACCCGACTGTGCGGAACAGTATCGGGGAGAAGAAGGCCGTGACGGCCACGCCGGTGAGGTTGAGGAACACCGGGAACGCGATGGCCATGACCAGGTACGGCCGGTACTCGCGCCGCAGGATCCGCCGGAACGCGCCCTCGTCGTTCCTGCGGTCGTGCtccacggcggcgaggatgtCGTTGAACtcggcgtcgacgtcgacgccCTTGCCGCGCACCCGCTGgagcgcggcgcgggcgaggtCGTGCTTCCCGCGCAGGACCAGGCTGCTCGGCGTGTCCGGGATGAACGCCGCGCCGGCCACCATGACGGCGGCCGGGAACGCCGCGAGGCCGAGCGACAGGCGCCATCCCCACACGGGGATCCGCGACGTGCCGTAGTTGATCAGGTTGGCGATGAGGTACCCGACGCTGATGAACAGCGGGAAGCCGGAGATGAacccgccgcgccaccgcggcggcgacaTCTCGGCGAGGTACACCGGCGTGGCCTGGCCCGAGAACCCGAGCCCCAGGCCAAGCAGCATCCTCCCGATGATGAGCATGGCAATGTTGACCGCGGCGGCGTTCACGAGCGCGCCGACCAGGAACATGCTGCCCCCGATCAGCATGACGGCCTGCCGTCCGGTCCGCCGGGTGACGCGGCTCGCCACCAGCGTCCCGACCATGCCGAACGCGTACAGCGACGAGGTGAACGCCGTGAGCGCCTGGCTGTTGTAGATGCAGTACACGTCCTTGCTCGCGTGCGCCGTCCCCTTCAGCAAGCCCGGGAAGAACTTCTCCAGGAATGACTCCATCTCCGACACACCACCTGATGTTCGTCGCAGACATGAACAAGATTTGTATCTCAAACGTAACGAAGGAAACCGATGATAAATTGATCACTTGCAGAACACGAGCAACCCAGGCATCAGTTCAAGTTTCATCTTTGCGACCAACTAAAACTAGAACATATGAGAGTGAATAACTTGTGTCACGTAATATTTTGTGTTTTACATACACTTTTTCTGCCATGCACCAATAATCATACATGCTGGAGATAGTGGTTTCGAGGGATCTAGATTGTCTTCTACTCTTCTATACTGTAGACAACCATTAAGCTATGGGGGTAACAGTAAATTACTGTAGTGAGTGACACGCTGTAGCGATTACTGTGGTACTTTGATCTCAGTTGGGCATTTTCAAATTCCAATCAGATGGCAAAGAGAAGTCATAATGCAAATTATTGTCTCTTTCAATGGTAAGCCACATGCTACTACAAAGGATCCAATTCAGGTGCTGTGTATAATAATAGTAAGGAAcggcagaaaaagaaaagctttTTACAAAACACTATGGATGCACCATGGTCATTTCATTagaatttatttcttttcacgTTGATAGGGATTCCTAGTATTTCTATTTGACGCATTTTAGTCTTGATCAATCATCACATCAACAACTTATctccttagaaaaaaaattccgaTCCTGTCAAAGCCCACACACCATCACTCAAGACATGATAAAAACCCGATTCCCCGATCCAAAGCAAGATTTCTACCATCGAGTGGCCTACAAATACTACTATACTCGCCTATATAGCACATACTAATAATCTCGACAAGCAAGCTAGCCATGCCACTGAAGAAAAAGAAGCAATCATAATCTCTCCTTTCTTTTGTTGCAGGAAAGCAACTGAGACCAAG
This window of the Oryza sativa Japonica Group chromosome 4, ASM3414082v1 genome carries:
- the LOC4336015 gene encoding sugar transport protein MST1-like, with the protein product MPGGSLLNSGGMADYGGGGGSGGGLTFPVVVTCLMAASGGLIFGYDIGISGGVSEMESFLEKFFPGLLKGTAHASKDVYCIYNSQALTAFTSSLYAFGMVGTLVASRVTRRTGRQAVMLIGGSMFLVGALVNAAAVNIAMLIIGRMLLGLGLGFSGQATPVYLAEMSPPRWRGGFISGFPLFISVGYLIANLINYGTSRIPVWGWRLSLGLAAFPAAVMVAGAAFIPDTPSSLVLRGKHDLARAALQRVRGKGVDVDAEFNDILAAVEHDRRNDEGAFRRILRREYRPYLVMAIAFPVFLNLTGVAVTAFFSPILFRTVGFESDAALMGAVILGLMNIFGIVGSGFAMDRYGRRLLFMIGGALMFTCQVAMASIVGSQLGHGSKMAKGYAVTVLVMTCAFSASFSWSWGALYWAIPGEIYPVEVRSAGQGVAVALNLGLNFVQAQCFLAMLCCFKYGTFLFYASWLVVMTAFAVAFVPETKGVPLESMGHVFARHWYWGRFVKDHKFGDVST